A window of Sander vitreus isolate 19-12246 chromosome 18, sanVit1, whole genome shotgun sequence contains these coding sequences:
- the ism2b gene encoding isthmin-2: MRQEVARRFHMLLVIWSIVVSLGTGFPTRHKNVAHKAHGHPMHSGGVQYGPEALEQHNQVQSLLPESQNHQRRWPHPQHRSVGVLPQPEPEEETKPFILDLKNFPDLANADINSQNPNIQVTIEVVDDPQMEVEMDLAKEKDWLPSSSSSPSSTVDWLGGKKLFWPLFWSYTDADSSEDSNSRSGVEETGEEEEEEDYSLDYGSEEPLPSGVGGDWDTHWNEGWDPVQSYYEKETEEWTPWSPCSVTCGNGERKRTKSCGYSCTLTEASKCDLEPCPGDVNTVVEPFPFEMENGTEPFGTDVDSCEKWLNCKSEFLQRYLHQVLSELPSCPCSYPSEVGYTVVSVYDEKHGRQFRWRDASGPKERLDIYKPSARSCIRSTLSGDSSTLAAQHCCYGDRGRLITRGKGAGTPNLISTEFSPELHFKVDVLPWILCKGDWSRFHAVRPPNNGLSCPENPHEDVFMNELEEAREY, translated from the exons GCACATGGCCACCCGATGCACAGCGGCGGGGTCCAATATGGCCCTGAGGCTTTGGAGCAGCATAACCAGGTCCAGAGTCTCCTGCCCGAGTCCCAAAACCACCAGAGGAGGTGGCCCCACCCCCAGCACCGCTCCGTTGGGGTTCTTCCACAGCCTGAGCCCGAGGAGGAGACCAAACCTTTCATCCTGGATCTCAAGAACTTTCCAGACCTGGCCAATGCTGACATCAACTCACAGAACCCCAACATACAG GTAACCATCGAGGTGGTGGACGACCCCCAGATGGAGGTAGAGATGGACCTGGCCAAGGAAAAAGACTGGctaccctcctcttcctcctcacctTCTTCCACCGTGGATTGGCTTGGAGGCAAGAAGCTTTTCTGGCCCCTATTCTGGAGCTACACAGACGCCGATTCCAGCGAGGACAGCAACAGCCGGTCAGGCGTGGAGGAAACtggcgaggaagaggaggaggaggattacTCCCTGGATTACGGCAGTGAAGAGCCCTTACCCAGCGGAGTGGGCGGAGACTGGGACACGCATTGGAATGAAGGCTGGGATCCAGTGCAGAGCTACTATG agaaggagacagaggagTGGACTCCCTGGTCCCCCTGTTCAGTGACATGTGGAAACGGTGAGAGGAAGAGGACCAAGTCCTGTGGCTACTCCTGCACTCTGACAGAAGCCTCTAAGTGTGACCTGGAGCCTTGTCCCG GTGATGTCAACACTGTTGTAGAGCCTTTCCCTTTCGAGATGGAGAATGGCACAGAGCCGTTTGGGAcag ATGTGGACAGCTGTGAGAAGTGGCTCAACTGTAAGAGTGAGTTCCTCCAGAGGTACCTCCACCAGGTCCTGTCTGAGCTGCCCAGCTGCCCCTGCTCCTACCCCTCTGAAGTGGGCTACACAGTGGTCAGTGTCTACGATGAGAAGCATGGCCGGCAGTTCCGCTGGCGTGATGCCAGCGGCCCCAAGGAGCGCCTGGACATCTACAAGCCATCAGCGCGTAGCTGCATCCGCTCAACACTTTCCGGTGATTCATCTACTCTTGCAGCGCAGCATTGTTGTTATGGTGATCGCGGGCGGCTGATCACGCGGGGGAAAGGCGCAGGCACGCCGAACCTGATCAGCACTGAGTTCTCACCCGAGCTGCACTTTAAGGTGGATGTGCTGCCTTGGATCCTGTGCAAGGGAGACTGGAGTCGCTTCCATGCGGTGCGGCCACCAAATAATGGATTGAGCTGCCCAGAAAACCCCCATGAAGACGTGTTCATGAATGAACTGGAAGAGGCCAGGGAGTACTGA